A region from the Corylus avellana chromosome ca7, CavTom2PMs-1.0 genome encodes:
- the LOC132188864 gene encoding sugar transporter ERD6-like 4 isoform X1: protein MSFRDESEDLKKPLLHSGSWYKMGSRQSSIVDSRQSSPIGSRESSTTGSRQSSITSPTAQVARDGYISVMLSVLIVAMGPIQFGFTCGYTSPTQADMIEDLDLSLSEFSLFGSIVNVGAMVGAISSGHIADYFGRKGSLVVAGIPNIIGWLAISFASDTTFLYMGRLLEGFGVGIISYTVPIYIAEISPQNMRGSLGSVNQLSVTIGVLFAYLLGMFVSWRVLAIIGILPCAVLIPGLLFIPESPRWLAKMERTEDFESSLQVLRGFGTDISIEANEIKTSVALASKKSTITFSDLRRKRYWFPLTIGIGLLILRQFTGINGVLFYSSNIFESAGVSSSNLATFILGVIQVIATGVSTWLADRAGRRLLLIISSSGMTLSLILVAVAFYLEGVVSEDSSIYTMFGILSVVGLVLLVITFSMGIGSLPWVIMSEILPANIKVLAGSIATMANWLTTWVVTLTANLLLSWSSGGTFTIYATVSAFTLVFVALWVPETKGKTLEEMQRSSMYLSGHSI from the exons ATGAGTTTCAGGGACGAATCCGAGGACCTCAAGAAGCCTCTCCTGCATTCAGGGAGCTGGTATAAAATGGGCTCAAGGCAGTCCAGCATCGTGGACTCGAGGCAGTCCAGCCCCATAGGCTCGAGGGAGTCCAGCACCACAGGCTCGAGGCAGTCCAGCATCACGAGCCCCACGGCCCAGGTCGCTCGCGATGGCTACATCTCCGTCATGCTCAGCGTCCTCATCGTCGCCATGGGCCCCATTCAATTCGGCTTCACC TGTGGGTATACGTCCCCTACGCAAGCTGACATGATCGAGGACTTGGACCTTTCACTCTCAGAG TTCTCTCTATTTGGGTCCATAGTAAACGTCGGTGCAATGGTTGGGGCAATTTCAAGTGGCCACATTGCGGATTACTTCGGGCGCAAAGGG TCACTTGTGGTCGCTGGAATTCCTAATATAATTGGATGGCTCGCAATATCGTTTGCTAGT GACACCACATTTTTATACATGGGAAGGTTGTTGGAAGGATTTGGCGTTGGTATAATATCTTACACG GTACCGATATATATAGCTGAGATTTCGCCTCAAAACATGAGGGGAAGCCTCGGGTCTGTTAACCAG CTCTCAGTGACAATTGGAGTATTGTTTGCTTATCTTCTGGGGATGTTTGTCAGCTGGAGAGTGCTTGCAATTATAG GAATTTTGCCATGTGCTGTATTGATACCTGGCTTGCTTTTCATACCAGAATCTCCTCGATGGCTG GCCAAAATGGAGAGGACAGAAGATTTTGAATCCTCATTGCAAGTGTTAAGGGGTTTCGGTACAGACATTTCAATTGAAGCGAATGAAATCAAG ACTTCGGTAGCATTAGCAAGCAAAAAAAGTACAATAACATTTTCAGATCTCCGGAGAAAGAGATATTGGTTTCCTTTAACG ATAGGGATTGGATTACTTATTCTCCGGCAATTCACCGGTATCAATGGTGTTTTATTCTATTCAAGTAACATCTTTGAGAGTGCAG GGGTATCATCAAGTAACCTTGCAACTTTTATACTTGGTGTTATTCAG GTTATTGCTACAGGAGTCTCTACTTGGTTGGCAGACAGAGCTGGGCGCAGGCTGCTTCTTATT ATATCATCGTCTGGAATGACTCTTAGCCTCATCCTTGTTGCAGTTGCTTTTTATCTAGAG GGCGTTGTATCAGAGGATTCTAGTATATATACCATGTTTGGTATACTGTCAGTCGTGGGGCTTGTG TTGCTAGTGATTACATTCTCCATGGGAATTGGATCTCTTCCTTGGGTTATAATGTCAGAG ATACTTCCGGCGAATATTAAGGTCCTTGCTGGCAGCATAGCAACAATGGCAAATTGGCTGACAACCTGGGTGGTCACATTGACTGCAAACTTACTCTTGAGTTGGAGCAGCGGAG GTACCTTCACAATTTACGCCACAGTCTCTGCTTTTACTCTTGTCTTCGTGGCACTTTGGGTTCCTgaaacaaaaggcaaaactCTGGAAGAGATGCAGCGGTCAAGCATGTATTTATCTGGGCACAGTATCTGA
- the LOC132188862 gene encoding 7-deoxyloganetin glucosyltransferase-like codes for MSHFIRYNETSKTERENEMDSKTVVADKPHAVCIPSPLQSHIKAMLKFSKLLHRKGFHITFVNTEFNHQRFLKSGCPNSLDGLSDFQFKSIPDGLPPSDSNATQDLPSLADSIMKNFLAPFSEFLVKLNTATSNNPPVTCIISDGFMPFTVTAAQALNIPIVMLFTIPACSVMGLMQIRPLRDKGLTPLKDECYRINGYLDTVIDWIPGMRDIYLKDLPSYVRTTDLNDVSVKFAIDTLESAPKASGIVIHTFDALEQEVLDALSPMFPRVYAIGPLQLLLDHLPNDPLKSIGYSLWEEETECLRWLSTKASNSVVYVNFGSIVVMTPPQLTEFGWGLANSKHPFLWIIRPDLVEGESAIFSPEFMVETKERGLIAGWCPQEEVLNHPSIGGFLTHCGWNSIIESVCAGVPMLCWPFSGDQQMNCKYTCNEWGIGMEINNGANREEVAKVVRELMEGDMGKKMKKKSMEWKKLAEEATGPHGSSSINLNKLENEVLLSKC; via the exons ATGAGTCATTTTATAAGATACAACGAAACAAGCAAAACAGAAAGAGAGAACGAAATGGATTCGAAGACAGTAGTAGCTGATAAGCCTCATGCAGTTTGTATTCCCTCCCCACTTCAAAGCCATATAAAGGCCATGCTAAAATTTTCAAAGCTTCTCCATCGTAAAGGTTTTCACATAACCTTTGTGAACACTGAGTTCAACCACCAACGTTTTCTGAAATCTGGATGTCCCAACTCCTTAGATGGCTTGTCCGACTTCCAATTCAAATCCATTCCAGACGGTCTCCCTCCATCGGATTCCAACGCCACCCAAGACCTCCCTTCTCTTGCCGATTCCATTATGAAAAACTTCTTGGCTCCATTTTCAGAGTTTCTTGTGAAACTCAACACTGCAACTTCCAACAATCCTCCAGTGACTTGCATTATCTCGGATGGTTTCATGCCATTCACTGTCACAGCTGCTCAAGCACTTAATATCCCTATTGTAATGCTCTTCACTATCCCTGCTTGCAGCGTCATGGGTTTGATGCAGATTCGTCCCCTCAGGGACAAAGGCCTCACGCCACTTAAAG ATGAGTGCTATCGAATAAATGGGTATCTAGACACAGTGATAGACTGGATTCCAGGTATGAGAGACATCTATCTGAAAGATCTCCCAAGCTATGTTCGAACTACAGATCTAAATGATGTTAGCGTCAAGTTCGCCATTGACACGCTAGAGAGTGCTCCTAAAGCTTCAGGAATCGTTATTCACACATTTGATGCGTTAGAGCAAGAGGTTTTGGATGCTCTCTCTCCCATGTTTCCTCGCGTATATGCCATTGGCCCTCTCCAACTACTTCTCGATCACTTACCCAATGACCCTCTAAAATCAATTGGGTATAGTCTATGGGAAGAAGAAACTGAGTGCCTCCGTTGGCTTAGCACTAAGGCATCCAACTCAGTGGTGTATGTGAACTTTGGCAGCATAGTTGTCATGACACCGCCGCAGTTAACTGAGTTTGGCTGGGGACTTGCAAATAGCAAGCACCCATTTTTGTGGATAATTAGGCCAGATTTAGTTGAGGGTGAATCAGCGATTTTTTCGCCTGAATTCATGGTAGAAACAAAGGAAAGAGGTCTAATCGCAGGCTGGTGTCCTCAAGAGGAAGTGCTAAACCACCCCTCAATTGGAGGGTTCTTAACGCATTGTGGGTGGAATTCAATCATTGAAAGTGTATGCGCAGGAGTGCCTATGCTTTGTTGGCCATTCTCTGGGGATCAACAAATGAACTGCAAGTATACATGCAACGAATGGGGCATTGGCATGGAGATTAATAATGGCGCCAACAGAGAGGAAGTAGCAAAGGTTGTGAGAGAGTTGATGGAGGGAGACATGggcaagaaaatgaagaaaaagagcaTGGAGTGGAAAAAATTGGCTGAAGAGGCCACTGGTCCACATGGTTCTTCCTCCATCAACTTAAACAAATTGGAGAATGAAGTGCTTTTATCAAAATGCTAG
- the LOC132188863 gene encoding sugar transporter ERD6-like 6, with product MSFRDESEDHKKPLLHSGSWYKLGSRQSSIMDSRQSSTIGSRESSTIGSRQSSITSPTAQVARDGYISVMLSVLIVAMGPFQFGYTTAYTSPTQADMIEDLDLSLSEFSLFGSIVNVGAMVGAISSGHIADYFGRKGSLVVAGIPNIIGWLAISFASDTTFLYMGRLLGGFGVGIISYTVPIYIAEISPQNMRGTLGSVNQLSVTIGSLFAYFLGMFVSWRLLAIIGILPCALLIPGLLFIPESPRWLAKMGRTEDFESSLQVLRGFGTDISIEASEIKTTVALASKRSTITFSDLQRKRYWFPLTIGIGLLILRQFTGINGVLFYASSILESAGVSASNFATFILGLVQVISTGVSTWLADRAGRRLLLIISSSGMTLSLILVAVIFYLEGLVSEDSSLYTMFGILSVVGLVLLVITFALGIGSLPWVIMSEIFPADIKVLAGSIAIMANWLTTWVVTLTANLLLSWSSVGTFTIYATVSAFTLVFVALWVPETKGKTLEEMQRSSMYLSGHSI from the exons ATGAGTTTCAGGGACGAATCCGAGGACCACAAGAAGCCGCTCCTGCATTCGGGGAGCTGGTATAAACTGGGCTCAAGGCAGTCCAGCATCATGGACTCGAGGCAGTCCAGCACCATAGGCTCGAGGGAGTCCAGCACCATAGGCTCGAGGCAGTCCAGCATCACGAGCCCCACGGCCCAGGTCGCTCGCGACGGCTACATCTCCGTCATGCTCAGCGTCCTCATCGTCGCCATGGGCCCCTTTCAATTCGGCTACACC ACTGCGTATACGTCCCCTACGCAAGCTGACATGATCGAGGACTTGGACCTTTCACTCTCAGAG TTCTCTCTATTTGGGTCCATAGTAAACGTCGGAGCTATGGTTGGGGCAATTTCGAGTGGCCACATTGCGGATTACTTCGGGCGCAAAGGG TCACTTGTGGTCGCTGGAATTCCTAATATAATTGGATGGCTCGCAATATCGTTTGCTAGT GACACCACATTTTTATACATGGGAAGGTTGTTGGGAGGATTTGGCGTTGGTATAATATCTTACACG GTACCGATATATATAGCTGAGATTTCGCCTCAAAACATGAGGGGAACCCTCGGGTCCGTCAACCAG CTCTCAGTGACAATTGGATCAttgtttgcttattttttgGGGATGTTTGTCAGCTGGAGACTGCTTGCAATTATAG GAATTTTGCCATGTGCATTATTGATACCTGGCTTGCTTTTCATACCAGAATCTCCTCGATGGCTG GCCAAAATGGGGAGGACAGAAGATTTTGAATCCTCATTGCAAGTGTTACGGGGTTTCGGTACAGACATTTCAATTGAAGCGAGTGAAATCAAG ACTACTGTAGCATTAGCAAGCAAAAGAAGTACAATAACATTTTCAGATCTCCAGAGAAAGAGATATTGGTTTCCTTTAACG ATAGGGATTGGATTACTTATTCTCCGGCAATTCACCGGTATCAATGGTGTTTTATTCTATGCAAGTAGCATCTTAGAAAGTGCAG GGGTATCAGCAAGTAACTTTGCAACTTTTATACTTGGTCTTGTTCAG GTTATTTCTACAGGAGTCTCTACTTGGTTGGCAGACAGAGCTGGGCGTAGGCTGCTTCTTATT ATATCATCGTCTGGAATGACTCTTAGCCTCATCCTTGTGGCAGTTATTTTTTATCTAGAG GGCCTCGTATCAGAGGATTCTAGTTTATACACCATGTTTGGTATACTGTCAGTCGTGGGGCTTGTG TTGTTAGTGATTACATTCGCTCTGGGAATTGGATCTCTTCCTTGGGTTATAATGTCAGAG ATTTTTCCGGCGGATATTAAGGTCCTTGCTGGCAGCATAGCAATAATGGCAAATTGGCTGACAACCTGGGTGGTCACATTGACTGCAAACTTACTCTTGAGTTGGAGCAGCGTTG GTACCTTCACGATTTACGCAACGGTCTCTGCTTTTACTCTAGTCTTCGTGGCACTTTGGGTTCCTGAAACTAAAGGCAAAACTCTGGAAGAGATGCAGCGGTCAAGCATGTATTTATCTGGGCACAGTATCTGA
- the LOC132188864 gene encoding sugar transporter ERD6-like 6 isoform X3: MSFRDESEDLKKPLLHSGSWYKMGSRQSSIVDSRQSSPIGSRESSTTGSRQSSITSPTAQVARDGYISVMLSVLIVAMGPIQFGFTCGYTSPTQADMIEDLDLSLSESLVVAGIPNIIGWLAISFASDTTFLYMGRLLEGFGVGIISYTVPIYIAEISPQNMRGSLGSVNQLSVTIGVLFAYLLGMFVSWRVLAIIGILPCAVLIPGLLFIPESPRWLAKMERTEDFESSLQVLRGFGTDISIEANEIKTSVALASKKSTITFSDLRRKRYWFPLTIGIGLLILRQFTGINGVLFYSSNIFESAGVSSSNLATFILGVIQVIATGVSTWLADRAGRRLLLIISSSGMTLSLILVAVAFYLEGVVSEDSSIYTMFGILSVVGLVLLVITFSMGIGSLPWVIMSEILPANIKVLAGSIATMANWLTTWVVTLTANLLLSWSSGGTFTIYATVSAFTLVFVALWVPETKGKTLEEMQRSSMYLSGHSI, from the exons ATGAGTTTCAGGGACGAATCCGAGGACCTCAAGAAGCCTCTCCTGCATTCAGGGAGCTGGTATAAAATGGGCTCAAGGCAGTCCAGCATCGTGGACTCGAGGCAGTCCAGCCCCATAGGCTCGAGGGAGTCCAGCACCACAGGCTCGAGGCAGTCCAGCATCACGAGCCCCACGGCCCAGGTCGCTCGCGATGGCTACATCTCCGTCATGCTCAGCGTCCTCATCGTCGCCATGGGCCCCATTCAATTCGGCTTCACC TGTGGGTATACGTCCCCTACGCAAGCTGACATGATCGAGGACTTGGACCTTTCACTCTCAGAG TCACTTGTGGTCGCTGGAATTCCTAATATAATTGGATGGCTCGCAATATCGTTTGCTAGT GACACCACATTTTTATACATGGGAAGGTTGTTGGAAGGATTTGGCGTTGGTATAATATCTTACACG GTACCGATATATATAGCTGAGATTTCGCCTCAAAACATGAGGGGAAGCCTCGGGTCTGTTAACCAG CTCTCAGTGACAATTGGAGTATTGTTTGCTTATCTTCTGGGGATGTTTGTCAGCTGGAGAGTGCTTGCAATTATAG GAATTTTGCCATGTGCTGTATTGATACCTGGCTTGCTTTTCATACCAGAATCTCCTCGATGGCTG GCCAAAATGGAGAGGACAGAAGATTTTGAATCCTCATTGCAAGTGTTAAGGGGTTTCGGTACAGACATTTCAATTGAAGCGAATGAAATCAAG ACTTCGGTAGCATTAGCAAGCAAAAAAAGTACAATAACATTTTCAGATCTCCGGAGAAAGAGATATTGGTTTCCTTTAACG ATAGGGATTGGATTACTTATTCTCCGGCAATTCACCGGTATCAATGGTGTTTTATTCTATTCAAGTAACATCTTTGAGAGTGCAG GGGTATCATCAAGTAACCTTGCAACTTTTATACTTGGTGTTATTCAG GTTATTGCTACAGGAGTCTCTACTTGGTTGGCAGACAGAGCTGGGCGCAGGCTGCTTCTTATT ATATCATCGTCTGGAATGACTCTTAGCCTCATCCTTGTTGCAGTTGCTTTTTATCTAGAG GGCGTTGTATCAGAGGATTCTAGTATATATACCATGTTTGGTATACTGTCAGTCGTGGGGCTTGTG TTGCTAGTGATTACATTCTCCATGGGAATTGGATCTCTTCCTTGGGTTATAATGTCAGAG ATACTTCCGGCGAATATTAAGGTCCTTGCTGGCAGCATAGCAACAATGGCAAATTGGCTGACAACCTGGGTGGTCACATTGACTGCAAACTTACTCTTGAGTTGGAGCAGCGGAG GTACCTTCACAATTTACGCCACAGTCTCTGCTTTTACTCTTGTCTTCGTGGCACTTTGGGTTCCTgaaacaaaaggcaaaactCTGGAAGAGATGCAGCGGTCAAGCATGTATTTATCTGGGCACAGTATCTGA
- the LOC132188864 gene encoding sugar transporter ERD6-like 4 isoform X2 produces the protein MSFRDESEDLKKPLLHSGSWYKMGSRQSSIVDSRQSSPIGSRESSTTGSRQSSITSPTAQVARDGYISVMLSVLIVAMGPIQFGFTCGYTSPTQADMIEDLDLSLSEFSLFGSIVNVGAMVGAISSGHIADYFGRKGSLVVAGIPNIIGWLAISFASDTTFLYMGRLLEGFGVGIISYTLSVTIGVLFAYLLGMFVSWRVLAIIGILPCAVLIPGLLFIPESPRWLAKMERTEDFESSLQVLRGFGTDISIEANEIKTSVALASKKSTITFSDLRRKRYWFPLTIGIGLLILRQFTGINGVLFYSSNIFESAGVSSSNLATFILGVIQVIATGVSTWLADRAGRRLLLIISSSGMTLSLILVAVAFYLEGVVSEDSSIYTMFGILSVVGLVLLVITFSMGIGSLPWVIMSEILPANIKVLAGSIATMANWLTTWVVTLTANLLLSWSSGGTFTIYATVSAFTLVFVALWVPETKGKTLEEMQRSSMYLSGHSI, from the exons ATGAGTTTCAGGGACGAATCCGAGGACCTCAAGAAGCCTCTCCTGCATTCAGGGAGCTGGTATAAAATGGGCTCAAGGCAGTCCAGCATCGTGGACTCGAGGCAGTCCAGCCCCATAGGCTCGAGGGAGTCCAGCACCACAGGCTCGAGGCAGTCCAGCATCACGAGCCCCACGGCCCAGGTCGCTCGCGATGGCTACATCTCCGTCATGCTCAGCGTCCTCATCGTCGCCATGGGCCCCATTCAATTCGGCTTCACC TGTGGGTATACGTCCCCTACGCAAGCTGACATGATCGAGGACTTGGACCTTTCACTCTCAGAG TTCTCTCTATTTGGGTCCATAGTAAACGTCGGTGCAATGGTTGGGGCAATTTCAAGTGGCCACATTGCGGATTACTTCGGGCGCAAAGGG TCACTTGTGGTCGCTGGAATTCCTAATATAATTGGATGGCTCGCAATATCGTTTGCTAGT GACACCACATTTTTATACATGGGAAGGTTGTTGGAAGGATTTGGCGTTGGTATAATATCTTACACG CTCTCAGTGACAATTGGAGTATTGTTTGCTTATCTTCTGGGGATGTTTGTCAGCTGGAGAGTGCTTGCAATTATAG GAATTTTGCCATGTGCTGTATTGATACCTGGCTTGCTTTTCATACCAGAATCTCCTCGATGGCTG GCCAAAATGGAGAGGACAGAAGATTTTGAATCCTCATTGCAAGTGTTAAGGGGTTTCGGTACAGACATTTCAATTGAAGCGAATGAAATCAAG ACTTCGGTAGCATTAGCAAGCAAAAAAAGTACAATAACATTTTCAGATCTCCGGAGAAAGAGATATTGGTTTCCTTTAACG ATAGGGATTGGATTACTTATTCTCCGGCAATTCACCGGTATCAATGGTGTTTTATTCTATTCAAGTAACATCTTTGAGAGTGCAG GGGTATCATCAAGTAACCTTGCAACTTTTATACTTGGTGTTATTCAG GTTATTGCTACAGGAGTCTCTACTTGGTTGGCAGACAGAGCTGGGCGCAGGCTGCTTCTTATT ATATCATCGTCTGGAATGACTCTTAGCCTCATCCTTGTTGCAGTTGCTTTTTATCTAGAG GGCGTTGTATCAGAGGATTCTAGTATATATACCATGTTTGGTATACTGTCAGTCGTGGGGCTTGTG TTGCTAGTGATTACATTCTCCATGGGAATTGGATCTCTTCCTTGGGTTATAATGTCAGAG ATACTTCCGGCGAATATTAAGGTCCTTGCTGGCAGCATAGCAACAATGGCAAATTGGCTGACAACCTGGGTGGTCACATTGACTGCAAACTTACTCTTGAGTTGGAGCAGCGGAG GTACCTTCACAATTTACGCCACAGTCTCTGCTTTTACTCTTGTCTTCGTGGCACTTTGGGTTCCTgaaacaaaaggcaaaactCTGGAAGAGATGCAGCGGTCAAGCATGTATTTATCTGGGCACAGTATCTGA
- the LOC132188866 gene encoding DNA-3-methyladenine glycosylase 1-like — MITTHPYKHFPISGYSTLINDQLCTMVKHKKTQIQNPSSSSKIPFPPRKIRKPLKPEVPNTDSSSKPSKSNPSQPAIVFPTAVKPLTFEGEIDAALTHLRSSDPLLTTLIDSYRLPAFESQCPPFLALAKSILYQQLAANAAKSIYTRFVALCGGEADVVPDSVLALNPEQLRKVGVSGRKASYLHDLADKYKSGVLSDSSILEMSDESLLTKLTLVKGIGVWSVHMFMMFSLRRPDVLPVGDLGVRKGVQQLYGLKELPRPLEMEEICEKWKPYRSVGSWYMWRFMEAKGVTITPTSTVASASVPLVDGKPNLP, encoded by the coding sequence ATGATAACCACCCACCCCTATAAACATTTCCCAATTTCCGGTTACTCTACCCTAATTAACGACCAGCTCTGTACAATGGTTAAGCATAAGAAAACCCAGATCCAAAATCCATCATCCTCCTCCAAAATCCCATTCCCTCCCCGCAAAATCCGAAAACCCCTGAAGCCAGAGGTCCCCAATACAGACTCCTCCTCTAAACCCAGCAAATCAAACCCATCTCAGCCCGCTATCGTTTTCCCCACAGCCGTGAAGCCACTAACATTTGAAGGCGAAATTGACGCTGCTCTTACCCATTTACGCAGCTCCGATCCACTCCTCACCACCCTTATAGACTCGTATCGGCTTCCGGCTTTCGAGTCTCAATGCCCACCATTCTTAGCCCTCGCAAAAAGCATCCTCTACCAGCAACTCGCGGCCAACGCCGCGAAATCAATCTACACGCGCTTCGTCGCGCTCTGCGGCGGCGAGGCCGATGTAGTCCCCGACAGCGTGCTCGCTCTTAACCCAGAGCAGCTCCGGAAAGTCGGAGTCTCCGGTCGGAAGGCGAGTTACCTCCACGACTTGGCAGACAAGTACAAGAGTGGGGTTTTATCGGACTCCTCGATTCTCGAAATGAGCGATGAGTCCCTGCTCACGAAGCTGACGTTGGTTAAGGGAATAGGGGTTTGGTCGGTGCACATGTTCATGATGTTCTCGCTGCGCAGGCCGGATGTTCTACCGGTGGGAGACCTTGGCGTGAGGAAAGGCGTGCAGCAATTGTATGGGCTAAAGGAATTGCCACGGCCTTTGGAGATGGAGGAGATTTGTGAGAAGTGGAAGCCTTATAGGTCTGTTGGGTCGTGGTATATGTGGAGGTTTATGGAAGCCAAAGGAGTCACAATCACACCTACGTCTACTGTAGCATCAGCATCAGTACCGTTGGTGGATGGTAAGCCTAATCTACCGTGA
- the LOC132188859 gene encoding 7-deoxyloganetin glucosyltransferase-like codes for MDSKTVVADKPHAVCVPVPVQSHIKAMLKFSKLLHHKGFHITFVNTEFNHQRFLKSGGPNSLDGLPDFQFKTIQDSLPPSDSNATQALPSLADSVMKNFLAPFSDFLVKLNTTTSNNPPVTCIVSDGFMPFTVTAAQQLKIPTVMLFTVPACSLMGFMQFRPLRDKGLTPLKDECYLTNGYLDTIIDWIPGMRDIRLKDLPSYVRTTDPNDVIFKLAIEGVESALKASGIVIHTFDTLEQEVLDALSPMFPRVYAIGPLQLLLNHLPNDPLKSIRYSLWEEETECLRWLNTKAPNSVVYVNFGSIAVMTPLQLTEFGWGLANSKHPFLWIIRPDLVEGESAILLPEFMEEIKERGLIASWCPQEEVLNHPSIGGFLTHCGWNSIIESMCAGVPMLCWPFFADQPTNCKYTCNEWGIGKEINNGANREEVGKLVRDLMEGGMGKKMKKKALEWKKLAEEATGPHGSSSINFNNLMNEVLLQKV; via the exons ATGGATTCCAAGACAGTTGTAGCTGATAAGCCTCATGCAGTTTGTGTTCCAGTCCCAGTTCAAAGCCACATAAAGGCAATGCTAAAATTTTCAAAGCTTCTCCATCATAAAGGTTTTCACATAACCTTTGTGAACACCGAGTTCAACCACCAACGTTTTCTGAAATCTGGAGGTCCCAACTCCTTAGATGGCTTGCCTGACTTCCAATTCAAAACCATTCAAGACAGTCTCCCCCCATCGGATTCCAATGCCACCCAAGCCCTCCCATCTCTTGCCGATTCCGTTATGAAAAACTTCTTGGCCCCATTTTCTGACTTTCTTGTGAAACTCAACACTACAACTTCCAACAATCCTCCTGTGACTTGCATTGTCTCGGATGGTTTCATGCCATTCACTGTCACAGCTGCTCAACAACTTAAAATCCCTACTGTAATGCTCTTCACTGTCCCTGCTTGTAGCTTAATGGGTTTTATGCAGTTTCGTCCTCTAAGGGACAAAGGCCTCACGCCACTTAAAG atgagTGCTATCTAACAAATGGGTATCTGGACACAATTATAGACTGGATTCCAGGTATGAGAGACATCCGTCTGAAGGACCTCCCAAGCTATGTTCGAACTACAGATCCAAATGATGTTATTTTCAAGCTTGCCATTGAGGGGGTGGAGAGTGCTCTTAAAGCTTCAGGAATTGTTATTCACACATTTGATACATTAGAGCAAGAGGTTTTGGATGCTCTCTCTCCCATGTTTCCTCGAGTATATGCCATTGGCCCTCTCCAACTACTTCTCAATCACTTGCCCAATGACCCACTGAAATCAATTAGATATAGTTTATGGGAAGAAGAAACTGAGTGCCTCCGTTGGCTTAACACTAAGGCACCCAACTCAGTAGTGTATGTGAACTTCGGCAGCATAGCTGTCATGACACCATTGCAATTGACTGAGTTTGGCTGGGGACTTGCAAATAGCAAGCATCCATTTTTGTGGATAATTAGGCCGGATTTAGTTGAGGGTGAATCAGCAATTTTGCTACCGGAGTTCATGgaagaaataaaggaaagaggTCTAATAGCGAGTTGGTGCCCTCAAGAGGAAGTGTTGAACCACCCCTCAATTGGAGGGTTCTTAACGCACTGTGGGTGGAATTCAATCATTGAAAGTATGTGTGCTGGAGTGCCTATGCTTTGTTGGCCATTCTTTGCGGATCAGCCAACAAACTGCAAGTACACTTGCAATGAATGGGGCATTGGCAAGGAGATTAATAATGGTGCCAACAGAGAGGAAGTAGGAAAGCTTGTGAGAGACTTGATGGAGGGAGGCATGggtaagaaaatgaagaaaaaggccCTGGAGTGGAAAAAATTGGCTGAAGAGGCCACTGGTCCACATGGTTCTTCATCCATCAACTTCAATAATTTGATGAATGAAGTGCTTTTACAAAAAGTCTAG